From Xyrauchen texanus isolate HMW12.3.18 chromosome 36, RBS_HiC_50CHRs, whole genome shotgun sequence, one genomic window encodes:
- the LOC127630151 gene encoding complement C1q tumor necrosis factor-related protein 5-like, translating to MTSLQTWPLTFLVVIAVHCSNSLEDNQIPSLCTGSPGIPGSPGLHGSPGQPGRDGRDGRDAQPGEKGEKGDRGEPGHSGERGLTGDRGDLGEKGERGTPGECAVAPKSAFSAKLSEARTTPMAVGDAVRFDTVVLNEQGDYNPETGRFTCRVPGVYYFAVHATVYRSSLQFDLIKNGHTLASYFQFFGNWSKPASLSGGTLVHLIPGDQVWVQMALGEYTGFYSSSKTDSTFTGFLVYSDWKNSAVFA from the exons ATGACATCTCTGCAGACATGGCCTCTTACCTTCCTGGTTGTTATTGCAGTGCATTGTTCTAACTCGCTAGAAGACAATCAGATCCCCAGTTTGTGCACAGGCAGCCCAGGTATCCCAGGATCTCCCGGGTTGCATGGCAGCCCTGGTCAGCCTGGCAGGGATGGGCGAGATGGGCGTGATGCACAACCAGGAGAGAAAGGGGAAAAAGGCGACAGAGGAGAGCCAG GTCATTCAGGCGAGAGGGGCCTAACAGGAGACCGAGGGGATCTAGGGGAAAAAGGAGAGAGAGGAACCCCGGGTGAGTGTGCGGTGGCCCCCAAATCAGCTTTTAGTGCCAAGCTCTCTGAGGCCCGCACTACACCGATGGCAGTAGGGGATGCTGTGCGATTTGACACGGTGGTTCTGAATGAGCAGGGGGATTATAATCCTGAGACCGGACGTTTCACCTGCAGAGTGCCAGGTGTTTATTACTTTGCCGTCCACGCCACAGTCTACCGCTCCAGCTTGCAGTTTGACCTCATAAAGAATGGACACACATTGGCCTCCTACTTTCAGTTCTTTGGGAACTGGTCCAAACCAGCCTCACTGTCTGGAGGAACATTAGTGCACTTGATTCCAGGAGATCAGGTGTGGGTGCAGATGGCCCTGGGCGAGTACACAGGCTTTTACTCCAGCTCTAAGACCGACAGCACTTTCACTGGTTTTCTAGTGTACTCAGACTGGAAAAACTCTGCTGTTTTTGCATAG